In Oncorhynchus clarkii lewisi isolate Uvic-CL-2024 chromosome 2, UVic_Ocla_1.0, whole genome shotgun sequence, one DNA window encodes the following:
- the LOC139376746 gene encoding annexin A2-A-like — MALVSEFLGQLSLNVGSCESKYPTVVPAIDFDPDKDAARIETAIKTKGVDEATIINVLTKRTYSQRREIAFAYERRAKKDLVTALKGALSGSLETVILGLMKSTTQYDASEIKGSIKGLGTDEEVLIEIVCSRSSSELAEIKTVYKELFKKDLEKDVAGDTSGDFAKLLLALVQAKRAEPCSVVDYEKIDEDARALYDAGVKRKGTDVATWISIMSERSVPHLQKVFDRYKSYSPYDMQESIRKEVKGDLEKSFLTLVECFENKPLYFASRLAEAMKGKSAKEKVVTRIMVSRCEVDLMKIRTEFKSQTGKSLFQTISEHTKGDYQKAMLSLCGGDD; from the exons ATGGCGCTGGTATCTGAGTTTCTAGGACAACTGTCTCTTAATGTGGGG TCCTGTGAGTCCAAATACCCAACTGTTGTTCCTGCGATTGACTTCGATCCAGACAAAGATGCTGCCAGAATAGAGACTGCTATCAAGACGAAGG GCGTGGATGAAGCGACCATCATCAATGTTCTGACCAAGAGGACCTACAGCCAGAGGAGAGAGATCGCTTTCGCTTATGAGAGGAGAGCCAAGAAG GATCTGGTGACTGCCCTGAAGGGGGCTCTATCTGGGTCGTTGGAGACTGTGATCTTAGGTCTGATGAAGAGTACAACTCAGTACGATGCCTCCGAGATCAAAGGATCCATTAAG GGTCTAGGAACGGACGAGGAGGTGCTGATAGAGATTGTCTGTTCTCGCAGCTCCTCAGAACTGGCTGAGATTAAGACTGTCTACAAGGAAC TGTTCaagaaggatctggagaaggatGTGGCTGGAGACACCTCGGGAGACTTCGCCAAGCTGCTGCTGGCCCTGGTGCAG GCCAAGAGGGCAGAACCCTGCAGTGTGGTGGACTATGAGAAGATCGATGAAGATGCCAGA GCCCTGTATGATGCTGGAGTGAAGAGGAAAGGAACCGATGTGGCCACCTGGATCTCCATCATGTCAGAGAGGAGTGTTCCCCACCTGCAGAAAG TGTTTGACAGGTATAAGAGCTACAGTCCCTATGACATGCAGGAGAGCATCAGGAAGGAGGTGAAAGGAGACCTGGAGAAGTCCTTCCTGACACTCG TGGAGTGTTTTGAGAACAAACCTCTGTACTTCGCCAGCAGACTTGCAGAGGCCATGAAG GGTAAAAGTGCGAAGGAGAAGGTGGTGACGAGGATCATGGTGTCTCGTTGTGAAGTCGACCTCATGAAGATCAGAACCGAGTTCAAGAGTCAGACCGGCAAGTCTCTGTTCCAGACCATCTCT gagcACACTAAGGGGGATTACCAGAAGGCCATGCTGTCTCTGTGTGGAGGAGACGACTAA